The DNA segment TACCGATGCCTTGTCATTCGGCACTTTCCCGCCATGCCGCTCCATCACTTGGCGCGCGGCGGCCTGCAAGTTCCGAGCACGGGAATAATAGCCAAGCCCCTCCCAGCATTTCAATACATCCTCTTCCGGCGCTTCCGCCAGACTTGAAATCGTTGGAAAGCGTTCAATAAACCGGTGAAAATACGGAATTACCGTATCCACGCGAGTCTGCTGCAGCATAATTTCCGATATCCAAATATAGTAAGGATCACGATGCCTGCGCCATGGCAAGTCTCGTTTTGACCGCTCGTACCAGGATAGCAGCTCTGTACTGAAATACTCCCTGCTTTCCTTACTCCATTTCTCTTCCATGACCCGATTGCTCTCCCCTTTACTCCACACTCTCTACCTTTTCCACGATGACGAACGCAGAAGCAAGCTGTCGCTCGTGCGTAATGCTGAGATGCACGGTGTAGCCTGTCGATCCAGCACCCAAATCCAGACGCTCCCATGCTTCCGGTTTCAGAATAACATGAGGCTTTCCCGATTGATCCGGCAAAATCGACATATCCTGGAAGCCAAGCTTCTTCCCGATGCCACAGCCAAACGCCTTGCTGACCGCCTCCTTTGCCGCAAAACGCCCGGCCAGAAATTCTGCAGGACGCGTCTTGCTGCCCGGCAGCTCGCGCTCAGCTGGTGTCAGCACACGCTTCATCAACCTGTCCCCGGAAGCTCCGTTTACCATTTTCCGCATCCGTTCTATTTCAACCACATCATGCCCAATACCATATATCAACAACATCACTTCCTTAAGGAGGGCTGTTAAAAAGAATAGTTCTACATTTCAATTAAATGATTTATTATACTACTTTCACATTGTAGCAGGGAAGTTCAAGTAACATAAGCTCACAACCTGTTTTTCTCAAATTTATAATTTACAATTTTAAGTCATTTGTACTCGCAATGAATTTGATTCAATATGGTATAATAGCACAAAATAATAATTAACCGTCTCAAACCTGTCACGAAAGGATGCGTTTGAATATGCCGATGGATTTTAATATTCCGCTGGAAGGCGGTCATATGCTGCGCTGCACCAAATTTCCTGCCCAAGACAAAGCGGCTGGTCTTATTGTTATCGCTCACGGGTATAAGGGATTTAAAGATTGGGGCATGTTTCCTTACATTGCTGAACAGCTTAGCAAGCAACACGAGGTGGTTACATTCAACTTTTCCCATAATGGCATTGGCGAGAACCCCCTCGAATTCACGGAACTCGAACGATTCGCGGTGAATACATATGCTCGGGAGCTTAATGATCTGGAGGCATTGATTTCTCATCTCCGGCAGGAGAAGGAGCTGCGCTCCCTCCCGCTGTTCCTGCTTGGGCATAGCCGCGGCGCCGGTGTCTGCCTCGTTTACGCCTTGGATCATCCGGATGATGTAACTGGCGTTCTCTCATGGAACGGAGTTACGAGCCTCGACCTATTCAC comes from the Paenibacillus lentus genome and includes:
- a CDS encoding alpha/beta fold hydrolase, encoding MPMDFNIPLEGGHMLRCTKFPAQDKAAGLIVIAHGYKGFKDWGMFPYIAEQLSKQHEVVTFNFSHNGIGENPLEFTELERFAVNTYARELNDLEALISHLRQEKELRSLPLFLLGHSRGAGVCLVYALDHPDDVTGVLSWNGVTSLDLFTDAQKQEMREKGRSYVINGRTGQQMPLDVAILEDMERHQERYNILDRISSATFKIALIQGSNDGAHLREGSSKLVSIRPDIPWIHIPGGNHTFNTVHPFQGTTAPLEEALKASLLFINQTLSLIKY
- the acpS gene encoding holo-ACP synthase yields the protein MIYGIGHDVVEIERMRKMVNGASGDRLMKRVLTPAERELPGSKTRPAEFLAGRFAAKEAVSKAFGCGIGKKLGFQDMSILPDQSGKPHVILKPEAWERLDLGAGSTGYTVHLSITHERQLASAFVIVEKVESVE